From Amaranthus tricolor cultivar Red isolate AtriRed21 chromosome 4, ASM2621246v1, whole genome shotgun sequence:
TCGTCTGTTTTATCTGCTGACAGTATGCACATTGGCGTCCTTGCTGCTGCAGCACATGCTGCTGCCAACCGAACTCCATTCACAGTTTTCTACAACCCTCGGTAGATGTGACATTTTATATCTCAAATGTTCGTTCTTAAAAGTTTTTCTCGTAAAGAAAATTGGAATTAAAAGGTTACTGTTTCTTGTATGCTTTGATGTTTGTAGGGCATGTCCGACTGAATTTGTAATTCCTGCTAGTAAATTTCGGAAGGCAATATATGGAACACCCATTTCTGCAGGGATGAGGTTCGGTATGATGTTGGAGACAGAGGAATCTGGTAAAAGAAGGTAGATGCATTGTCGATGCTACACGctaatcataaaacaaaaaccATTAAACAAAGTGATTAATCTcgaaaaaacataatttttcaGATATATGGGAACAATAGTTAGCATAAGTGacttggatccattgagatggCCTGGATCAAAATGGCGCAATATGCAGGTATTTGATCTTCTTGGCTCTAACCCTCGATTGAAGCCATCGGTGGTTTACTATACTGCTCGAAGCAATCTTCTGTCTGTCCGATGCCTaatgtatatgtattttattttctgCCATGGACAGGTTGAATGGGACGAACCTGGATGTGGTGATAAGCAAAGCAGGGTGAATGCATGGGAAATCGAGACTCCTGAAAGTCTCTTCCTGTTTCCTTCTTTGACTTCGGGTTTTAAAAGACCCTTCCATCCTGGAATTTTCGGTGAGTTGATTACGTCTTCTCTAaaccagtgtaacataattcactAGCTAATTTGCCTTTTGAATTCgcaatttgctcaaaatgaccGTAAAATAGCCCACAACcaaccataatttgcttttttgatTCGCGATTCACAAGAAggttagtgaatcatgtgacagtgcTTTGGACCATGGCACAGTATATCTCGCCCATGGAAAACATCatagttttttgcaatttcTACAGGAGGAGAGTTTGATTGGGGAAATCCGACAAAGCGGCCGTTCGTTCAGTTCCCGGCAGATATTGCTGCTGCAAATCTCTCGTATGCAACACTACCAAATGTTTGGTCGGAACAGTTGGTTAAGGCGTTTATACGGCCAGAAAGTATGAGCTATCCTTCAATGCTGCCCTCGTCTATACCACTGCCCGTACAGCACGAAACAAAGACAAATGTTCAGACAGGAACACAACAAAAACCACATCTAGTTTCCTCGCAGAGTGTTTCGGTACAAAATTATGCTTCACAGCATATTAATGAACAAGATATAGGAAATGTATCACTAGTAGAGCAAACTAACAAGACAAACCAGCCCACAGTCGACGCCGATAAAACGAAGTCGGATCCTCTCTGTGGACCTAGTAATCTAAAGCAGGGTGCTTTGGGAGGTCACGTCAACGAGGAGACAGAGACGATCAATGCTTCAAATCCTCCCACCCAGCAGACCATTTATGCAGAACATAACAATCAGAAACTGATGCAACCACCAGCTGTGCCGTCTGTATTTAACTCTGCACTAACCGATATTTTGCCATCTGATCATTCGAGTTCAAACAATTTGTTTCCTTACCTGGATACGCCCGATTGGCTACCGTGTCCAACAACTATTCCAGAAGTGATTGATCCCTCATTGCCGTCACTTGGTCAAGACTTCTGGGATCAAAATCAAAGCCTGAAGTATCCAACACAATCAGATCGATTTGGTTCGTATTCTCAACTGTCGGATGAAACCAATAATCAGAGCGAGATATATAGCTGCATTGACATAGACATCGGAAATGGTGGGAATACGATGGTTAATCCATCCATTTCAAATGACGTGCTGAATAAATTGTGCCCGTCTAAGGAGGCCAGCTTGCAATATTCCTCTGATTGTTTAGTGGGCAACTTCAGTTCGAGCCAAGATTTTCAGTCTCAAATAACCTCAGCTAGCCTAGCTGATTCGCAGGCGTTTTTACACGATTTTCCTGATAACAATTCTGGTGGAACGTCTTCTAGCAACGTGGATTTCGACGAGAGTAGTCTTTTGCAAAACTCGTGGCAACAAGTGGTGCCTCCGATGCGTACATATACTAAGGTTTGTACTAAATTAGGGAAAGAGTTGGAATGGAAAATTGCTTGCTAAATATTTTCTGTAACATCTTGCTGTATTCGCTTATTCGACTGTGGTTTCTATCGATAGGTGCAAAAAGCAGGATCAGTTGGGAGATCAATCGACGTAACAAGCTTCAAGGACTATGATGAGCTGCACGCTGCTATTGAACGCATGTTCGGACTAGAGGGTCTGCTCAATGATCCTAGGGGATCAGCATGGAAGCTAGTTTACATAGACTTCGAGAATGATGTATTATTGGTTGGAGATGATCCGTGGGAGTAAGTCTCTATCTCTTCAACGCTTTTTTCCTAGAACACACTAAATTTACGCTACATGTAACTCCATGCTAGCAATAGAATACTTTGTTCAAAATTTAACAAATGAACAAACGATCAAATTTACATGAATCAGACCCAAGTTATTTGGTTAAAAACCCTATGAGTATTGAATTGTGtaacatataaaaaaacaaaaatcgaGTATCCTATGAATTTTCTCTATGCAAACGATCAAATCTACGTGAATCAGACCCaggttatttgattaaaaaccctATTAGTATTGAATTGcgtaatatataacaaagaagAACGACAATCGAGTTGGCTCAACCCACATGCATAAATGAGTGTCCGGCCCATCCCACACTAGTATCCTAGATTCCGCCCTATACTAGTATTCTAGAATCCCTGTATAGTAAATAACTGAGTATTTTTATATGCACTACGTACTGATAAGTCGGGATTTTGTTATGATTCGAGCAGGGAGTTTGTGAGTTGTGTACGATGCATACGTATATTATCACCTGCAGAAGTTCAGCAGATGAGTGAAGAAGGAATGCAGCTTCTCAACAGCAATGCAATTCCAGGGATGAGCAATACCACTTAAGATATTAGAAATTAGTGCTTTGTTTTGCTAACCTTATTCTGACTTTTATGTAATGTAATGTAATTCAAATGTTTGAATGTATGGCATCATGTCTTAAACAAAAGGGGAAAGTGACAATTTTGTACCATAAGCTTAATTCTATCCATCACCAATTACTCAGAGTGTTGTTTAATTCTGCAATTTCCATTcattatattttgaaaattaatcttCTAGTATgacctaataataatatttgaacTTTTATAAGATTGTCTCATCATGAAATAGATTtatgtaattagtttatttcCGAAACCattcaatttaatattataagtcATCAATTTATCATGCCAAATGTACATAGGAGTAGTTCATTTTCCTCAATTATAACGGCGACGTTTTTCTACAAATGCTACCTCATCTTCCTTAAACTatcacataatttttttttcctaataatcTCTACTTGATGCTTTTATATACTCACTccgttttctaattttttttttctcatttgtaATATTTCATCTTAAGGAGaaacaaattttattaatgttttttacaCATattttgaagataaaatatatccatgtgagatctcattaaatttgtcttaatgtatatatttttattatttattttttactattttttattatgtatcttttagaattttttattatgtatattttaagaTATTAAGGTTTAAATTTTGCATTGAAAAGTGTGTAAATAGTAAATGAGAAGTACAAAAAGAAACGGATAAAGTATTATCATTGAAGtagttaatttcttttttttatactagATCAATTAgttttagtttgtattttattctatattataatttaaaatataatcaagtaaaattttgttgatttttctctcaatgcaaattattttaataataacttttaaaataatttttagaaagAATCATCAAAACTActtataaatgatgatttttttaaaaaataacttagAATTTATCTGGACATAAACTACCACcaataaaaacacaactttttgctagaaattacaaagaataaatttttttttgttagaaaCAATCTAAAAACCTATTAGATTTGTCAAACAgtacctactaacaaaataagatatctaatttttcattattatggATATATATAAGTCATGTTTTTCTAATTTGCatgaaaaaataacaaaaagatcGTATGCTTTTATTTAAAGCAATGAATTCACTTTCCCTTTTCAtttcagtaaaaaaaaaaaataccattttAGTATGTTAAgcttaacaaaaaatataaaattttctattgtTTTTGAAAAAAGTTATTCTAGTTAGTATCtgatataaatcaaaaaaagttttgacaaataagtttaaataagtaaaaatcaatatatttaatatatttgataGCGTGCAAAACTTAGGCCCTATTTAGTTTatcttaaaaatataaagtaatcagtaaaaataaattaaaataagtaaaaatcagagtTGGCAAAAAATAAGTtacaattagtaaaaattaattacaatcaaGAAAAACCAGTTATAATCAGTACAACTCAATCATAATCAATAAAATGTACTAATAAATAAATGACTTGAGACATGTGTGGCACTGGCActgttattaaaaattttatccccttttttctattattaacaagaaaacttttgatatttgacttCATATTTAGAGAAATAATTAACTCAtttaaacatgtaatatttTATGATTGATTGTAACTATATGTGATGATatattgaaatactatatttccTTACATAAACCAAAAGaataatatacatgtaaatctttTTTTAAACCTAGATAATAAATCATGATCATATATGATAAGATAACTAATTTGGCTATTTTTTAAACTAAGTCCTTACTCATATTTATCATAGTTTaggaatttttaaattttatttgtctcaattatcaatatttactatgagtatatgttttaatatttttgtataatgaatatttattcactttgataataataatatcataataaatacacaagattttataattaagtttatgttcatctcaaaaaaaaaaattaagtttatgttCATCTCAGTAACATTTATAGCATCTGTGTTTTACATGGGAATCTGTCtagtttattattaaattaaaattttaatcaataaaaattagtttcaatTAGTATTAATCAGTTTCCAAAAGTAAAAATCAAgttaaatgagtaaaaattaattttagccGGTAAAAATTAGTTTCAATTAGTATTAATCAGTTTCCaaaagtaaaaatcaattacaattactaaaaataatcaaatcattaaaaattagattgactaaaaaaacctaaattggATATtccaaaaagaaataaagatATATTGTCTagtaaaatgaattaaaagaatttaaaaaacaaaactaaaaagaataaaaatgagaGAACCTTTATCATCCGATCAATGTGAAAGATCCTCGAAATTCACGTGATAAAATACGCCATCCTAACATTCTATTTCTATTACCCTCCTGTGTCCTGTTCTTCCATGTACTTCGTGTTTTCGGACGTTATTATATTTCGTCATTTTTTTTATCGCCATCTTTTATatagtaaaatttttaaaatctttaattTCTAACATCTCACCAAATACTCTCTCCGAACACTCATTGAACTAATACaagctaaaactaaaaatcGAATTACAATGGCCAACTAAAATGAACATCAATATGATTGCGGAatcaatatgattgtgttaaaatttgatatattttcactcttttggctataactttaaatagaaaaatcatataatttcaatgtttgcggcattagaacctagaattcaagatctttccaatgatatattatatgcccaattccgataaACGAGCAAGAAAtaacgatcgtttaaagtttgtttgtactgaaatttgatacatgttcaatcttttggcaATAAcgttttataaaagaaaattgtatTAATACAAGGTTTGaggcattagaaactagacttcaagagctttccaacgaaatattatatgcccaattatGACAATCAAGCAAAAAATGACGACCGTTTAAATTTTGCAGTGAATTCTAACATTCAGTCGCGTGCGACGGGACCACGACATGGTCGCATAAGACGTGCACTTGATTAtcagaattgggcatataatatgttgttggaaagctcttgaagtctagttttcTAATGATGCAAATCTTGCATTAATACGATTATTCTGTACAACGTTATTGCCAAAAAATTGAACATATATCAAACTTcagcacaaacaaactttaaaagATCGTCATTTCTCACTCGGTTATCGGagttgggcatataatatatcattggaaagatcttgaagtctaggttctaatgccgcaaatattgcagtaatgtgattttcctatcaaaagtttcggccaaaagagtgattatgtatcaaatttcaacacaaaacgtgtgattaggtttattttccgatttaaaaaaattattttcttttttaaaattaatattttttattttaatttaattaatattaataaatttagtttagtaataaaaatggttgattttataattaaaaatatatttaagggCATTTTTGTATTCTTATTAAAAAGGGGTGACGATATAATGAATTGGTGAAGTTTAAGGATTGagtttttttattcaattttttagttttcttttaaatatacattaaaaaatttaaatatctaaaagttttttaataaaattatttacaatctttctaaattaataaaggGAATCATTAAGGTTGTGTTTAGAAaaatgtatttaattttatattatacattTCAATTCTGAATTCattgatgaagaatttgagaatgataagaTTTTaaaagtcattctcaaattttcattGCTTAACTACTTTTATAATCATAGTAGATTTAACTTAAAtctaaatttgaatattttttatttgacgaccactaaatttgagttaaatttatattttcaagtgaaatattattgggtattgttataattcgccaccctttttattttatagccACCCCACTCCTAATAAAATTGCGAATTTGGCCatagactttaaaaaattatgaatttgccactggacttaataacactattatcaactaaattaataaaaaaattattaataaaaaattaaaaattaattaacaactaaattttaattaatatattattattttattaaaaataattaaacattcaaataaattatttaaattcaaaactaattattataataacattatcataatatagtaatatattaaaataaaataatttattacaacatttatttaaataacaataacttaaaaaataaattaattaaaaaaaaatatcagtcgcacaaaaagtgcgacttgtattatatttatttatttatttatttatttattaattttatttatattattattgctattattattattattattattattattattattgtgattgttattattattattataaaattattatttttgttttagttattatatttaatttatttttttaaatattattattattattattatcatcattattattattattatttaaataacaataacttaaaaaataaattaattaaacaaaagaacttttataattcgaaattcaaaaaataaattgttgtcattgttgttgttattattattattaaatttttatttttgttttaattatttaatttaatttaattttcaaaatattattattattattagtataaataagaaattttaaattcagtggtaaaattataattttctaaaGTTTAAagacaaattcgtaattttatttaagggtcgacgataaaataaaaaagttggcAAAAAATAAGATTGGGATATTATTCTCAAAACAATGCatgttttttactaatttatccAGTTtctcacttcaaaaaaaaaaaaaacaaaaccttCCTCATTTCTGCTCTTTCCTATTGTATAAGGCTGCAAATAAATCACCATtatcaaaaaagctttaattttcaattttcaaaccttaaaattaattatttttttctttataaaccTACCatagttgaaacttgaaaggTTCATaactttatataattcttaCATTTTGGTAGGCAAAttccattttttaaatattttggtGGGGCAAAAATTTTCAAGTATGAAGAAAATAAGTGGGGAAAAACCCAGAAATGATgggaatttttttgttttgtttggtttgatcATTGAAAGGTCGATTTCTTTTTGTGGGTACTTAGAATATCGAGAAAAGctttaatttttacattaaaattaaaaaaagtttcactttttataattttttatcttttccataaattttcataatttcccAGGAAAAACTGTGCAAGCTCACGCTTTGATACGCGTGCTTGAATTGATGAATGGAGTATGAATAGGGGATAGGCCCCTTTTCTTATGAAATTCTCTTATGAATCTCTTTTCCTTTTCTCCCCTTTTTCCCTCTCCTTTTCAATCTATTGGATTATTGTAAAATTGGCCCACTACAAATCACAGTAATTCCTTCTTTTGCAGGTTTTGTTCCTTCATTTTGGATGTTTTTATATCTATTTTGTCTGATTAAATTTGCTACCAtataaaaattagaaagaaaattgtctttttttttttgggtttttaagaggGGGAGTAGTGCTAGATTCTCTATTGACAAGGAGGGTTGATGGAATTTGTTATGAACAAGTATTggaatatatttatgaactGCTTATTTCTGATCATAAATTGAAAGTTCAGTTTTTTTTGGGAAATGGGtacttttcttctatttttttgcTTTGTATGGAGGAAAAATTGAAGGGTTTTGCTCATTTTGTATTGTGGGGTTGTATTATGGTGTTTTGAGTTTTCATGGTggtttagagagagaaaaaggggaggagagagaaagttaGAACTCTAATGGCTTCTTCTGTAGTCGTAGTAGAACAGAAGGCTAAACCAGGAGGAGTAGTAGTAGGAAGTAATGTAGGGCCATCTTCATCAACTTTGCTTGAAGAAATGAAGGTATTGAAGGAAATGCAAGACCATTCTGGTTAGTTCTGTCTCTTTTAttatatccttcttcatttcacAGAAATTTTTGCATGTATTGTTTTGATTCGAGGGTAAGCTAGtgaatataacatattctgaggTTTTTGATTAAGTTGAGTTTAAATGTCAACCATCCCTCTAAGAGTCACTAGGGTGATAAAATATACTAAGTGTAGTTGTGCTTCAatcattattttgttttgttttgttttgtttatgcAAGTATGATTACATTTTTCTTCAATGAAGTGAATGTTTATTTCTTGGACTAGTTTTTACTTGTAGTAGAAGTATGTCAAATATGATAGTAATGCAGTttgatttgtttgttttattggtGGAGTGAATTAAAGTTTGATTAACTTGAAATAACCTTTTTCATTGAAAATAAGAGCATTTGGAAAATTTAATGTTCATATGTtctaattttacttttattacaCTGTTAAAGAAGCTCTGAAATGGTAGATTGACTTTATGAATCAACTTTTCAACTTTACTTTGTTAATTAAATGAAGTCCCATTTAGTTGTTGATGAAGTTTAGATGTCATTTTCATAGTATGAAAATCTTATCTTTTAAACATGTATTTTTCTTCGTTTATTTCATTAACGCTAATACGACTTTTCAAGCGTTAATGGTTGGGAATGTTGGAATAAATTTAGTGAAAAATGATTAGCGTATGATAAGAATCATATAAACCTTGTTAAGTAATTTACTCCCCTAAATGACAAACATGGTGGTCGAAAGCTTTCTCTTTCGGTCCCACGTGGCAAAGTTTTCGATTttcacttgtacatgaagaattATTTTCATCTTCCACTTGTTTGTCAAAGATTTTCCAACCTTACTGATAGAGGTGTTCGTTCGGGTCACCGGATCTATTTTGGACCACATGTTGGATCGTTCAAAATCGGGTTTTGAGTACACACtgatttttacataaattttaaatttattttgaagtcaGGTCAAGTCGGGTTCTGTTACAAGGTCGGGTAAATATTTGGTCATCAAATCTGTTTTGAACGCCTCTATTTACCAAACAAAAATTTTCAATACCATTGACATCATTTAgtactaataatcaaattagggtttgatttatcagctagtctctttgagagacatatctcaagtCCAGTCCATTAAacattaatacctacttacccgtattcttaatgtctacttacattatccttaatgcttactttccacatccttaatgcctacttttaatatcttaaatgtctacttacattatttttaatgcctacttacaatattttgaaaatatataatgggccggcccagttagagatggtctcttaaagagaccgtctctcacaagaatttgtgttgatTTATTTGTAAGAGAATTGATTTGGGTTTGTTTGCAGGAACCAGGAAAGCTTTAAACTCGGAGCTATGGCATGCCTGTGCTGGTCCTCTAGTATCTTTACCTCAAGTAGGAAGTCTTGTGTATTACTTCCCACAAGGCCATATTGAGCAGGTCTGAACTATGAAACagatttattgttttatttgtgCTCATCCCTTTTTTCATGATATTAGGCATTTCTCCATTTAGCTATGCATTTCTTGATATTTCATTATTTCTATATTAAGTAAATTTAGTGAGAAATGGGTGTTTGTACTATGTAGTTGggatttcatcatcatcaaataaTCTTCACCAAACTTTTGACATTATGTGACTTGTATTTATGAATCCTAATACTCCCTTTGTCCCTCTCGTTTTGCACAAGTTGCAAAATGTGTAAAATTTAGTGGGAACAGAAATCGAGTTTGAGAATGGGACAAATACAAGTAGATGATAGAAATGAGCTGTTAAAATGAAAAGACAATACaagtttgtggatgagattaaaagaaggaAACTTACTCCATTGACAAAAAAGGAAAGTGATTAAAACTTGTCTTTAGATTATGTATCATGgtcttaattaaaattatctCAAGCATGCGTTTAGCAAAGTACGACCATTTGAACTGATCTATCGGTTTATGTAGTCAACTCCAATCTGTTGGgattatatatgtttaaaagaaCCCTTTTCCTCAACCACAAATTAACGACTGCATGACTGGCCGTAATCTAGTGTTCTTCTTATGTCGAGTACTGTATACTCGAGTCGTTAAAGTTTGAGACTGTCATTGCAGGTAGCGATATCCACAAAGCGCCCAGCAACTTCGCAGATCCCTAACTATCCGAATCTTCCATCTCAATTGATGTGTCAAGTTCACAATGTCACACTTCATGTATGCGTTTGTCCTCGGATGTATACTTATATACTTAGGTTTTAGCTACTGTTGCTTACTGTTTATCTCTCATCTTCATTATTATGTAGGCGGATAAGGAAACCGATGAGATATTTGCTCAAATGAGTCTTCAGCCTATCAAAACTGTAAGTGCGCGTAAAGCTCACATACATTTTTAGCAAGTCGGATCCTGTTAACAAACGATGCCTCTTCTTCGATTTCAGGAGAAGGATGTTTACCCTATACCTGATTTTGGCCATAAGACGAGCAAGCACCCAACAGAATTCTTTTGCAAAACGTTGACAGCGAGTGATACAAGTACTCATGGAGGTTTCTCTGTGCCTCGTCGAGCAGCAGAAAAACTCTTTCCTCCTTTGGTAAGGCTTATTCTTTTTACG
This genomic window contains:
- the LOC130810572 gene encoding auxin response factor 5-like, giving the protein MASSVIVVEQKAKPGGVVVGSNVGPSSSTLLEEMKVLKEMQDHSGSRKPLNSELWHACAGPLVSLPQVGSLVYYFPQGHIEQVAISTKRPATSQIPNYPNLPSQLMCQVHNVTLHADKETDEIFAQMSLQPVKAEKDVYPIPDFGHNTSKHPTEFFCKTLTASDTSTHGGFSVPRRAAEKLFPPLDYTMQPPFQELVVKDLHDNTWTFRHIYRGQPKRHLLTTGWSVFVGSKRLRAGDAVLFIRDEKGHLMIGVRRANRETTTLPSSVLSADSMHIGVLAAAAHAAANRTPFTVFYNPRACPTEFVIPASKFRKAIYGTPISAGMRFGMMLETEESGKRRYMGTIVSISDLDPLRWPGSKWRNMQVEWDEPGCGDKQSRVNAWEIETPESLFLFPSLTSGFKRPFHPGIFGGEFDWGNPTKRPFVQFPADIAAANLSYATLPNVWSEQLVKAFIRPESMSYPSMLPSSIPLPVQHETKTNVQTGTQQKPHLVSSQSVSVQNYASQHINEQDIGNVSLVEQTNKTNQPTVDADKTKSDPLCGPSNLKQGALGGHVNEETETINASNPPTQQTIYAEHNNQKLMQPPAVPSVFNSALTDILPSDHSSSNNLFPYLDTPDWLPCPTTIPEVIDPSLPSLGQDFWDQNQSLKYPTQSDRFGSYSQLSDETNNQSEIYSCIDIDIGNGGNTMVNPSISNDVLNKLCPSKEASLQYSSDCLVGNFSSSQDFQSQITSASLADSQAFLHDFPDNNSGGTSSSNVDFDESSLLQNSWQQVVPPMRTYTKVQKAGSVGRSIDVTSFKDYDELHAAIERMFGLEGLLNDPRGSAWKLVYIDFENDVLLVGDDPWEEFVSCVRCIRILSPAEVQQMSEEGMQLLNSNAIPGMSNTT